The Nocardia arthritidis genome has a window encoding:
- a CDS encoding MbtH family protein: protein MSTNPFDDEDGRFFVLVNDEEQHSLWPAFAEVPAGWRVVFGEDSRAACVEYVEKNWTDMRPKSLRDAMAADDAARQGAQS from the coding sequence TTGAGCACCAACCCGTTCGATGACGAAGACGGCCGTTTCTTTGTCCTGGTGAACGACGAGGAGCAGCATTCGCTGTGGCCGGCCTTCGCGGAGGTTCCGGCCGGATGGCGAGTCGTATTCGGCGAGGACAGCCGCGCGGCATGTGTCGAATACGTCGAGAAGAACTGGACCGATATGCGGCCGAAGAGCCTGCGTGACGCGATGGCCGCCGACGACGCGGCCCGGCAGGGCGCCCAGTCCTGA
- a CDS encoding HIT family protein: MASVFSAIIAGQLPGRFVWEDDEFVAFLTIAPVTQGHTLVVPRKEIDQWQDVDANTFARLTGVAQTIGQAVRKAWDAPRAGLLIAGLEVPHLHLHVFPAYSMGDFDISGADPNPSPESLDEAQAKIKQALRDLGHGRNVPD; encoded by the coding sequence ATGGCTTCTGTCTTCAGCGCGATCATCGCCGGTCAGCTTCCAGGTCGATTCGTCTGGGAGGACGACGAATTCGTCGCCTTCCTGACCATCGCACCGGTGACGCAGGGGCACACGCTCGTGGTGCCGCGCAAGGAAATCGATCAGTGGCAGGACGTCGACGCCAATACCTTCGCGCGGTTGACCGGCGTCGCCCAGACCATCGGCCAGGCGGTGCGCAAGGCGTGGGATGCCCCGCGGGCCGGACTGCTGATCGCCGGACTCGAGGTGCCGCATCTGCACCTGCACGTCTTCCCGGCGTACAGCATGGGCGATTTCGATATCTCGGGCGCGGATCCGAACCCGAGCCCGGAATCGTTGGACGAGGCACAGGCCAAGATCAAGCAGGCCCTGCGCGACCTCGGCCACGGCCGCAACGTCCCGGACTGA
- a CDS encoding PH domain-containing protein — protein MGLIDGLMGNAGRIDSAKAQQEYARLLGDGEQVRAAYLLVRDAILFTDRRLILIDKQGMTGRRMSYHSIPYRAITHFSVETAGTFDLDAELAIWISGSPEPVQKRFNRQVDIYEVQGLLSHFVAG, from the coding sequence ATGGGTCTGATCGACGGACTGATGGGCAATGCCGGGCGGATCGATTCCGCCAAAGCACAGCAGGAGTACGCCCGGCTGCTCGGCGACGGCGAGCAGGTGCGGGCCGCGTATCTGCTGGTCCGCGACGCCATCCTGTTCACCGATCGGCGGCTGATCCTCATCGATAAACAGGGCATGACCGGACGGCGAATGAGCTACCACAGCATTCCGTACCGGGCCATCACCCACTTCTCGGTGGAGACCGCGGGCACCTTCGACCTGGACGCGGAACTGGCCATCTGGATTTCGGGTTCGCCGGAACCGGTGCAGAAGCGGTTCAACCGTCAGGTGGACATCTATGAGGTGCAAGGGCTGTTGTCGCACTTCGTCGCGGGCTGA
- the purD gene encoding phosphoribosylamine--glycine ligase — protein MRVLVIGSGAREHALVLALRRDPAVAALFAAPGNAGIAQHAQTKPVDPCSAEAVVALATELEADLVVIGPEVPLVLGVADAVRAAGIACFGPSAAAARIEGSKAFAKDVMAAAGVRTAHSEIVDNPAELDAALDRFGPTWVVKDDGLAAGKGVVVTADRHAARDHAAELLEQGHPVLLESFLDGPEVSLFCLVDGETVVALLPAQDHKRVGDGDTGPNTGGMGAYTPLPWLPAETVTAIVEDVVKPVAAELVRRGCPFSGLLYAGLAIGKAGPAVVEFNCRFGDPETQAVLALLDSPLGELLYATATGTLAEVAAPEWKDGSAITVVLAAENYPGRPRIGDVITGAGDGAFDGATAVLHAGTTLREDGALLSAGGRVLNVVGIGGDLAQARANAYERIGAIKLPGSHYRTDIGLAAVEDRISV, from the coding sequence GTGCGCGTACTCGTCATCGGTTCCGGAGCCCGTGAACATGCCCTCGTCCTGGCGCTGCGCCGGGATCCGGCGGTGGCCGCGCTCTTCGCCGCACCGGGCAACGCCGGAATCGCGCAGCACGCGCAGACCAAGCCGGTGGACCCGTGCTCGGCGGAGGCGGTGGTCGCGCTGGCCACCGAACTGGAAGCGGATCTGGTGGTGATCGGGCCCGAGGTGCCGCTGGTGCTCGGCGTCGCCGACGCGGTGCGGGCGGCCGGGATCGCATGCTTCGGCCCGTCGGCCGCGGCCGCCCGGATCGAGGGTTCGAAGGCGTTCGCCAAGGATGTGATGGCGGCGGCGGGCGTCCGCACCGCGCACAGCGAGATCGTGGACAATCCGGCCGAACTCGATGCGGCGCTCGACCGTTTCGGACCCACCTGGGTGGTGAAGGACGACGGGCTCGCCGCCGGTAAAGGTGTCGTGGTCACCGCGGACCGGCACGCGGCCCGCGATCACGCCGCCGAACTGCTGGAGCAGGGACATCCGGTGCTGCTGGAATCGTTCCTGGACGGGCCGGAGGTCTCGCTGTTCTGCCTCGTCGACGGGGAGACCGTGGTCGCGCTGCTGCCCGCGCAGGACCACAAGCGGGTCGGCGACGGCGATACCGGACCCAATACGGGCGGTATGGGCGCATACACCCCGCTGCCGTGGCTGCCCGCCGAAACGGTTACCGCGATTGTCGAGGATGTGGTGAAACCCGTTGCCGCCGAACTGGTTCGGCGGGGCTGTCCGTTCTCCGGGCTGCTCTATGCCGGTCTCGCGATCGGCAAGGCCGGGCCCGCGGTCGTCGAATTCAATTGCCGCTTCGGCGATCCCGAGACGCAGGCGGTGCTCGCGCTGCTCGACAGCCCGCTGGGTGAACTGCTGTACGCAACGGCCACCGGCACTTTGGCCGAAGTCGCCGCGCCGGAGTGGAAGGACGGATCGGCGATCACCGTCGTGCTCGCCGCGGAGAACTATCCGGGGCGGCCGCGAATCGGCGATGTGATCACCGGAGCCGGCGACGGCGCCTTCGACGGCGCGACGGCCGTACTGCACGCCGGAACCACGCTGCGCGAGGACGGTGCGCTGCTCTCGGCGGGCGGCCGGGTGCTGAATGTCGTCGGTATCGGCGGTGATCTGGCGCAGGCACGGGCCAACGCCTACGAGCGGATCGGTGCGATCAAGCTGCCCGGCAGCCACTACCGCACCGATATCGGCCTGGCCGCCGTCGAGGACCGCATCAGCGTCTAA
- a CDS encoding M23 family metallopeptidase: protein MRALVRKRPDRDRILALLREHRVLIATLVVAAVFAAGDSVFTGFVIDRPAEIGEAQRIPVAYPLQVQADQPSVRRYLNAIANGERLREQEVVAAAARATLERAKAEAAAAAAGEYQPWMSGGAAPAAGATLPGITGYVLPTRGTFTSGFGSRWGTFHNGIDIANAIGTPIYAVANGTVIDAGPAEGFGLWVRIRHDDGTITVYGHMYDFFVSVGERVPAGMQIARMGNRGDSTGPHLHFEVIVNGQHVDPAQWLALHGLSFG from the coding sequence ATTCGGGCGCTGGTGCGGAAACGGCCGGATCGCGACCGAATCCTGGCGCTGCTGCGCGAACACCGCGTGCTGATCGCCACCCTGGTGGTCGCGGCCGTCTTCGCGGCGGGCGACTCCGTCTTCACCGGATTCGTCATCGACCGGCCCGCGGAAATCGGTGAGGCACAACGGATTCCGGTCGCCTACCCACTGCAGGTGCAGGCCGACCAGCCCTCGGTGCGCCGGTATCTGAACGCCATCGCCAACGGTGAACGGCTGCGCGAACAGGAGGTCGTCGCGGCGGCCGCGCGGGCCACCCTCGAACGCGCCAAGGCCGAGGCGGCGGCCGCGGCGGCAGGTGAATATCAACCGTGGATGTCGGGTGGTGCGGCGCCCGCGGCCGGTGCGACACTGCCCGGCATCACCGGCTACGTGCTGCCGACCCGTGGCACCTTCACCTCCGGATTCGGTTCGCGCTGGGGCACTTTCCACAACGGCATCGATATCGCCAACGCCATCGGCACCCCGATCTACGCGGTCGCGAACGGCACCGTCATCGATGCGGGCCCTGCCGAGGGTTTCGGGTTGTGGGTGCGAATCCGGCACGACGACGGCACCATCACCGTCTACGGGCACATGTACGACTTCTTCGTCTCGGTCGGGGAACGGGTTCCGGCGGGTATGCAGATCGCACGCATGGGTAACCGCGGCGATTCCACCGGCCCACACCTGCATTTCGAGGTGATCGTCAACGGCCAGCACGTCGACCCGGCGCAGTGGCTGGCGCTGCACGGATTGTCGTTCGGCTGA